In Canis lupus dingo isolate Sandy chromosome 32, ASM325472v2, whole genome shotgun sequence, the following are encoded in one genomic region:
- the LOC112647361 gene encoding PAT complex subunit Asterix-like, with the protein MSDAWKANKVLKYKPLPVSFSLDDPTLDYMNLLGIIFRMYSLLLKLKWCAWRAVYCSFISLAKHMSSFMPSISAVVTSYLQHPQLMTPFW; encoded by the coding sequence ATGTCAGATGCATGGAAGGCAAACAAAGTGTTGAAGTACAAGCCCCTGCCAGTGTCATTCAGCCTGGATGACCCGACGCTGGACTACATGAACCTGCTCGGCATAATATTCAGGATGTACAGCCTCCTGCTCAAGCTGAAGTGGTGTGCCTGGAGGGCTGTCTACTGCTCCTTCATCAGCTTGGCCAAGCACATGAGTAGCTTCATGCCATCCATCTCCGCTGTGGTGACGTCATATCTGCAACACCCCCAGCTCATGACGCCTTTCTGGTGA